Proteins encoded together in one Streptomyces sp. NA04227 window:
- a CDS encoding glycogen debranching N-terminal domain-containing protein: MSRGLRQQLLVHSGTFAALDDSGDIGGSHPHGSPPDGLFVRDARHLSRWQLTVDGAVPEVLSPLTGAAPARAVLVPRGGRQEPPAYTLFREQAVCEGGFTERLRVVSNRPVPLGLRIELTVDADFTDQFELRADLRTYAKPGAVRSREVLDDGVEFGYRRGDWHSATVVHCAPAPDAVTHTGTGARRLLWQLDLAPHGEQELLLRVLARPHGGQTPAVPATPDLAAAQLADVEGEFTEGVELPAWPDLAAACTRGLADLAVLRVPALGPDGETLRVPAAGVPWFFALLGRDALLTSLFALPYRPALAAATLPALAAAQATRSERAAVAQPGKIVHEVRHGELAHFGQVPYGRYYGSVDATPLFLVLLGTYTELTGDTALARRLEPHARAAVTWMLDHGGLTSRGYLVYRADEGGLANQNWKDSPGAICSADGERPTGPVTAAAAQGYAYDALCRTAGLARTVWQDPVYSAQLARSATDLRERFQRDFWMEESGFPALALDADGRQYDALASDAGHLLWSGLLDKEYGETVGRRLLEEDFFSGWGVRTLAAGQGAYHPLSYHRGSVWPHDNAVIALGLARYGLHDEATAVATALVEAAATNDRRLPEVIAGYSRASHSVPVPYPHACVRESCSAAAPLALLSAVGGV, encoded by the coding sequence ATGAGCAGAGGACTACGGCAGCAACTCCTGGTGCACAGCGGGACGTTCGCGGCGCTCGACGACAGCGGCGACATCGGCGGGAGCCACCCGCACGGCAGCCCGCCGGACGGGCTCTTCGTACGCGACGCGCGGCATCTGAGCCGCTGGCAGCTGACCGTGGACGGCGCCGTGCCGGAGGTGCTGAGCCCGCTGACCGGGGCCGCCCCGGCGCGGGCCGTCCTGGTGCCGCGCGGCGGCCGCCAGGAGCCGCCCGCGTACACCCTCTTCCGTGAACAGGCGGTCTGCGAGGGCGGGTTCACCGAACGACTGCGGGTCGTCTCCAACCGTCCCGTGCCGCTCGGCCTGCGCATCGAGCTGACCGTGGACGCCGACTTCACCGACCAGTTCGAGCTGCGCGCCGATCTGCGGACGTACGCCAAGCCGGGCGCGGTACGCAGCCGCGAAGTCCTCGACGACGGCGTGGAGTTCGGCTACCGGCGCGGCGACTGGCACTCCGCCACCGTGGTCCACTGCGCCCCCGCCCCCGACGCCGTGACCCACACCGGCACCGGCGCCCGCCGCCTGCTCTGGCAGCTCGACCTCGCACCGCACGGCGAGCAGGAACTGCTGCTGCGCGTACTGGCCCGGCCACACGGCGGCCAGACCCCCGCCGTCCCCGCCACACCCGACCTCGCCGCAGCCCAACTCGCCGACGTCGAAGGCGAGTTCACCGAGGGCGTCGAACTGCCCGCCTGGCCGGACCTGGCCGCCGCCTGCACCCGGGGCCTCGCCGACCTGGCGGTGCTCCGGGTCCCGGCGCTCGGCCCCGACGGCGAGACCTTACGCGTACCCGCCGCCGGAGTTCCCTGGTTCTTCGCCCTGCTCGGCCGCGACGCCCTGCTGACCTCGCTGTTCGCACTGCCCTACCGGCCCGCCCTGGCCGCCGCCACGCTGCCCGCCCTCGCCGCGGCCCAGGCCACCCGCAGCGAGAGGGCCGCCGTGGCACAGCCCGGCAAGATCGTGCACGAGGTACGGCACGGCGAACTCGCCCACTTCGGCCAGGTCCCGTACGGCCGTTACTACGGCAGCGTCGACGCCACCCCGCTCTTCCTGGTCCTGCTCGGCACCTACACCGAACTGACCGGCGACACCGCGCTCGCCCGCCGCCTGGAGCCGCACGCCCGCGCCGCCGTGACCTGGATGCTCGACCACGGCGGCCTCACCTCCCGCGGCTATCTCGTCTACCGCGCCGACGAGGGCGGCCTGGCCAACCAGAACTGGAAGGACTCCCCCGGCGCTATCTGTTCCGCCGACGGCGAGCGCCCCACCGGCCCGGTCACCGCGGCCGCCGCACAGGGCTACGCGTACGACGCCCTCTGCCGCACCGCGGGACTCGCCCGCACCGTGTGGCAGGACCCCGTCTACAGTGCCCAACTCGCCCGCAGTGCAACCGACTTGCGCGAGCGCTTCCAGCGCGACTTCTGGATGGAGGAGAGCGGCTTCCCGGCGCTGGCACTGGACGCCGACGGCCGCCAGTACGACGCGCTCGCCTCGGACGCGGGCCATCTGCTGTGGTCGGGGCTGCTCGACAAGGAATACGGCGAGACCGTGGGCCGCCGACTCCTGGAAGAGGACTTCTTCTCCGGCTGGGGCGTGCGCACACTCGCCGCGGGCCAGGGCGCCTACCACCCGCTCTCCTACCACCGCGGCTCCGTCTGGCCGCACGACAACGCCGTGATCGCGCTCGGCCTGGCCCGCTACGGGCTGCACGACGAGGCCACGGCCGTCGCCACGGCCCTCGTCGAGGCGGCGGCGACCAACGACCGCCGCCTGCCCGAGGTCATCGCCGGCTACTCCCGGGCGAGTCACTCGGTACCCGTGCCCTATCCGCACGCCTGCGTACGCGAGTCCTGCTCGGCGGCCGCTCCGCTGGCGCTGCTCAGCGCCGTGGGAGGTGTGTGA
- a CDS encoding aldo/keto reductase: MVERQLSGARVPKGIGFGLAAVGRPGYINLGRERDLPADRGVDAMRARAHELLDHAYDHGVRYFDAARSYGRAEEFLAQWLHAGPRRPDVVVGSKWGYTYTADWQVRAEVHEVKDHGVAAFDRQLPQTRQLLGDHLDLYQVHSVTPDSPALLDTTLHRRLAALAAEGVVIGLSTSGPRQHEAIRAALAITVDGEPLFRTVQATWNLLEPSAGPALAEAHAAGRDVIVKEALANGRLAHPAPAVEARLAPLAERTGSSYDALALAAALHQPWARSVLSGAATTAQLAANLRAAEVRLSSDELADLVAELAVLPETYWSERSGLAWS; this comes from the coding sequence ATGGTCGAACGACAGTTGTCCGGAGCCAGGGTGCCGAAGGGGATCGGGTTCGGGCTGGCCGCGGTGGGGCGGCCCGGGTACATCAACCTCGGCCGGGAGCGGGATCTGCCCGCCGACCGCGGGGTGGACGCGATGCGCGCACGGGCGCACGAACTGCTCGACCACGCCTACGACCACGGCGTGCGCTATTTCGACGCGGCACGCTCCTACGGCCGGGCCGAGGAGTTCCTGGCGCAGTGGCTGCACGCGGGCCCGCGGCGGCCGGACGTCGTGGTCGGCAGCAAGTGGGGCTACACCTACACCGCCGACTGGCAGGTCCGAGCCGAGGTCCATGAGGTCAAGGACCATGGTGTGGCCGCCTTCGACCGTCAGCTCCCGCAGACCCGGCAACTGCTCGGCGACCACCTGGACCTCTACCAGGTGCACTCGGTCACCCCGGACAGTCCCGCCCTCCTCGACACGACCTTGCACCGGCGCCTCGCCGCACTGGCCGCCGAAGGCGTCGTGATCGGGCTGTCCACCAGCGGTCCACGGCAGCACGAGGCGATCCGCGCGGCCCTTGCCATCACCGTCGACGGCGAGCCCCTCTTCCGGACGGTTCAGGCCACCTGGAACCTCCTGGAGCCGTCCGCCGGACCGGCCCTCGCCGAGGCCCACGCCGCCGGCCGCGACGTCATCGTGAAGGAAGCCCTGGCCAACGGCCGCCTCGCGCACCCCGCTCCGGCCGTCGAGGCCCGACTCGCGCCCCTCGCCGAGCGAACGGGCTCCTCGTACGACGCCCTCGCCCTCGCCGCCGCCCTCCACCAGCCCTGGGCCCGGTCCGTGCTCTCCGGTGCGGCCACCACCGCCCAGCTCGCCGCCAACCTCCGTGCCGCCGAGGTCCGTCTCTCGTCCGACGAACTCGCCGATCTCGTCGCGGAGTTGGCTGTGCTCCCGGAGACGTACTGGTCCGAGCGCTCCGGGCTGGCCTGGAGTTAG